A window of Juglans regia cultivar Chandler chromosome 7, Walnut 2.0, whole genome shotgun sequence contains these coding sequences:
- the LOC109007229 gene encoding cellulose synthase-like protein G2 isoform X2, which yields MEDSLPLHVCHVNKLSIFIHRSHTLVHSMALAFLVCYRASFLFQDHKIGPTPMLLWLLVFASELLLSFIWLLGQAFRWRPVTRTVFPDRLPEDDKLPAIDVFICTTDPDKEPTVVVMNTVLSAMALDYPPEKLHVYLSDDGGSPLTLHGMREAWRFAWYWLPFCRRYGIETRCPDFYFSALADDIGFGSSEFMTERQKTKERYEMMKDSITEARERCGQGHSRSSTARDHPSVVEVIQDESNDTVPETKMPLLVYVSREKRPSHPHHFKAGALNVLQRVSSMISNSPYILVLDCDVYCNDPTSARKAMCFHLDSKISNSLAFVQFPQRFHNISKNDIYDSQLRSIYSVLWEGVDGLKGPILSGSGFYIKRVSLYGSTVDEDMDLEELKRSYGSSNEVIKSVRQIYKPNVINDQRSLQKVTQLLAASCSYETDTKWGKEVGFLYDSVSEDYLTGFRLHCKGWISVFCNPSRPQFLGNGTTNLNDYLIQGTRWSTGAIDVSFSKFCPLIYGPPRISILETMCYGELAFSPLINCLPLWCFATIPQLCLLNGIPLYPKVSNSFFVVYVFIFLSALSKHLYEVLLTGGSFQTMENEQRAWMIKSITCYMYGSLDAIMKRMGMREASFMPTNKVEDDEQVKLYRVGKFDFQTSNMFLLPMVALIILNMAALVGGLLRVIFVGDWDRMFVQVFISCYILYINLPIIEGMMIRKDKGRIQPSVTQLSVIICIFFLLLGSIIISIVR from the exons ATGGAGGATTCCCTCCCTCTCCATGTTTGCCATGTCAACAAACTATCTATATTCATCCACAGGTCACACACACTCGTCCACTCCATGGCTTTAGCTTTCTTGGTTTGCTACAGAGCCTCCTTCCTCTTCCAAGACCACAAGATCGGACCCACACCCATGCTACTATGGCTTCTTGTGTTCGCTTCTGAACTCCTCCTCTCTTTCATATGGCTTCTTGGCCAAGCTTTTCGATGGCGTCCTGTTACTAGGACAGTCTTTCCAGACCGACTACCGGAAGACGATAAGCTCCCTGCCATTGACGTGTTCATATGCACTACAGATCCAGACAAAGAACCAACTGTGGTGGTGATGAACACTGTGTTATCGGCCATGGCGCTGGACTACCCCCCCGAGAAGCTTCACGTGTACCTTTCAGATGATGGTGGCTCTCCTCTGACTTTGCATGGTATGAGGGAAGCCTGGAGGTTTGCATGGTACTGGCTTCCTTTTTGCAGGAGGTATGGAATCGAGACCAGGTGTCCAGATTTTTATTTCTCCGCTCTAGCGGATGATATAGGCTTTGGGAGTTCTGAATTCATGACAGAGCGCCAAAAAACTAAG GAAAGGTACGAGATGATGAAGGACTCTATAACAGAAGCAAGAGAAAGATGCGGGCAAGGCCATAGTAGGAGCAGTACTGCTCGAGATCACCCTTCTGTCGTTGAA GTGATACAAGATGAGTCCAATGACACGGTACCAGAAACGAAGATGCCTCTCCTCGTCTATGTTTCTCGTGAGAAAAGGCCTTCTCATCCCCACCATTTTAAGGCTGGAGCTCTCAATGTCCTT CAACGGGTATCAAGTATGATAAGCAATTCCCCCTACATACTAGTGCTGGATTGTGACGTGTATTGCAATGACCCGACATCAGCAAGGAAAGCAATGTGTTTTCACCTTGATTCTAAGATATCAAACTCGCTCGCATTCGTTCAATTCCCTCAAAGATTCCACAATATCAGTAAGAATGACATCTATGACAGTCAGCTGAGATCAATATATTCG GTGCTATGGGAAGGTGTAGATGGGCTTAAGGGACCCATCTTGTCTGGTTCGGGCTTTTACATCAAGAGGGTTTCGTTATATGGAAGTACCGTAGATGAAG ATATGGACCTCGAGGAACTTAAACGATCATATGGTTCATCCAACGAAGTAATCAAATCCGTTCGCCAAATCTACAAGCCGAACGTGATCAATGATCAGCGTAGTTTGCAAAAAGTGACTCAATTACTAGCGGCCTCCTGTTCATATGAAACTGACACTAAATGGGGTAAAGAG GTTGGTTTTTTATATGATTCTGTGTCTGAAGATTACTTGACCGGCTTTAGGTTACATTGCAAAGGTTGGATTTCCGTCTTTTGTAATCCATCGAGGCCACAATTCTTGGGAAACGGCACCACGAATTTGAATGACTACTTAATTCAAGGCACAAGATGGAGCACCGGCGCAATAGATGTCAGTTTCTCAAAGTTCTGCCCTCTCATATACGGACCACCCAGAATCTCTATTCTCGAGACCATGTGCTATGGAGAACTTGCATTTTCTCCTCTCATTAATTGCTTGCCATTATGGTGTTTTGCCACCATTCCTCAGCTCTGTCTTCTTAATGGCATCCCCTTGTACCCGAAG gtctcaaattctttttttgtCGTATATGTGTTCATATTTCTATCGGCTCTTTCTAAGCATTTGTACGAGGTGCTATTAACCGGAGGGTCATTTCAAACAATGGAAAATGAACAGAGGGCCTGGATGATCAAGTCAATCACATGTTACATGTACGGAAGCTTAGATGCTATAATGAAGCGGATGGGAATGAGAGAAGCCAGTTTCATGCCAACCAACAAAGTTGAGGACGATGAACAAGTCAAGCTTTACCGAGTGggaaaatttgattttcaaacATCAAACATGTTTCTTCTTCCTATGGTTGCCCTAATCATCTTGAACATGGCTGCCCTCGTTGGTGGACTTCTGAGAGTGATCTTTGTTGGCGATTGGGATAGGATGTTTGTGCAAGTCTTCATCTCatgttatatcttatatataaatctcCCAATAATCGAGGGCATGATGATACGGAAGGACAAGGGACGCATTCAACCATCGGTCACTCAATTGTCTGTTATaatctgtatttttttcttgcttttgggGTCTATTATTATCTCAATTGTTAGGTAA